Proteins encoded within one genomic window of Gadus macrocephalus chromosome 18, ASM3116895v1:
- the LOC132446708 gene encoding putative protein MSS51 homolog, mitochondrial has translation MASQNSAHGSVFSNQMGFNALESNVPGLGGVLLDQLNMKDYGEYREAVEGKSKIISFKNYKEMFQKMEETFKFCTRCSKLPHNLSGAETLKRCGKCLNVYYCSKPCQMADWPDHKKACKRLRLVAIDRLVEWLMFTGDLPVPTEPQWSRPAAEVGSWEAWLALQGGFDAALDGVLISPNMDTLWSNVERPRPEAADLRDAVWRVQSEFLSRVLTVVAALQRFGLDPRDKPLTIHLAGASLNESMGARLTDYDELNRAFPGHQGVEVVLVGPELVDGPVIRPPLKAIGPEERVYISAYKGLYHNFWEELVETEKAARPDLVVGFHPGFHANPGLLEGWMPTLLLLSDYNIPTFFSLFSDAELQASLGILHDMEIKVLASGPSPFSSHKPEMVQSCPNKPLVYCNSRFLCYQGMLGSATS, from the exons ATGGCATCGCAGAACTCAGCTCATGGCAGCGTCTTCTCTAACCAGATGGGATTTAATGCACTGGAATCCAACGTTCCCGGGCTGGGAGGGGTCCTCCTGGACCAGCTCAACATGAAAGACTATGGAGAGTACAG GGAAGCTGTTGAGGGGAAGTCCAAAATAATCTCCTTCAAGAACTACAAGGAGATGTtccagaagatggaggagaccTTTAAGTTCTGCACCAGATGCAGCAAACTGCCCCACAACCTGTCTGGAGCAGAGACCCTCAAACGCTGTGGGAA gTGTCTGAATGTGTACTACTGCAGCAAGCCGTGTCAGATGGCGGACTGGCCTGACCACAAGAAGGCCTGCAAGAGGCTTCGCCTGGTGGCTATCGACCGCCTGGTGGAGTGGTTGATGTTCACTG GAGACCTCCCCGTCCCCACGGAGCCGCAGTGGAGCCGGCCGGCGGCCGAGGTGGGGAGCTGGGAGGCCTGGCTGGCCCTGCAGGGGGGCTTCGACGCGGCCCTGGACGGCGTCCTCATCTCCCCCAACATGGACACCCTGTGGAGCAACGTGGAGCGGCCGCGGCCCGAAGCCGCCGACCTGCGAGATGCGGTGTGGCGCGTCCAGAGCGAGTTCCTCTCCCGGGTGCTGACCGTGGTGGCCGCCCTGCAGCGCTTCGGCCTGGACCCCCGCGACAAGCCCCTGACCATCCACCTGGCGGGGGCCTCTCTGAACGAGTCCATGGGGGCCCGTCTGACGGACTACGACGAGTTGAACCGCGCCTTCCCCGGACaccagggggtggaggtggtgctggtggggccGGAGCTGGTGGACGGCCCCGTCATCAGGCCCCCCCTCAAGGCGATCGGCCCCGAGGAGAGGGTCTACATCAGCGCCTACAAGGGCCTCTACCACAACTTctgggaggagctggtggagacgGAGAAGGCGGCCAGACCGGACCTGGTGGTCGGCTTCCACCCCG GTTTCCATGCCAACCCTGGTCTTCTAGAGGGCTGGATGCCCACTCTGCTGCTCCTGAGCGATTACAACATCCCTACTTTCTTCAGCCTGTTCAG CGATGCAGAGCTCCAGGCTTCGCTCGGTATCCTCCATGACATGGAGATCAAGGTCCTGGCCAGCGGACCCAGCCCCTTCAGCTCCCACAAGCCTGAGATGGTCCAGTCCTGTCCCAACAAGCCCCTGGTCTACTGCAACTCCAGATTCCTCTGCTACCAGGGCATGCTGGGGTCTGCCACCAGCTAG